From a region of the Enterobacter sp. JBIWA008 genome:
- a CDS encoding urease accessory protein UreF, translated as MEHARQRLRLMQLSSSSLPVGSFTWSQGLEWAVEAGWVTDADAFKRWQIQQMEQSFFCVDLPLFIRLYQACEQGDLTNAKRWTSWLLACRETRELREEERNRGAAFTRLIKSWEPDCPPEWLPLFMQSQLCGMAWLGVRWGISARELALSLGYSWMESAVMAGVKLVPFGQQAAQQLIIELSDHFAAGFEQAFLRRDDALGAATPLSAIASARHETQYSRLFRS; from the coding sequence ATGGAACACGCCCGCCAGAGGCTGCGCCTGATGCAGCTCTCCAGCAGCAGCCTGCCGGTCGGGTCATTTACCTGGTCGCAGGGGCTGGAGTGGGCCGTTGAGGCAGGCTGGGTCACGGACGCCGACGCGTTCAAACGCTGGCAAATTCAGCAGATGGAGCAGAGCTTTTTCTGCGTCGATCTGCCGCTGTTTATCCGTCTTTATCAGGCCTGTGAGCAAGGCGATCTTACAAATGCAAAACGCTGGACGTCCTGGCTGCTCGCCTGCCGGGAAACGCGCGAGCTGCGCGAAGAGGAGCGCAACCGTGGGGCGGCGTTTACGCGACTGATTAAGAGCTGGGAACCTGATTGTCCGCCCGAATGGCTGCCGCTGTTTATGCAAAGCCAGCTCTGCGGCATGGCCTGGCTCGGCGTGCGCTGGGGCATTAGCGCGCGCGAGCTGGCGCTGAGCCTCGGCTACAGCTGGATGGAGAGCGCGGTCATGGCGGGCGTCAAGCTGGTGCCGTTTGGGCAACAGGCCGCGCAGCAGCTGATTATCGAACTGAGCGACCATTTTGCCGCCGGGTTTGAACAGGCATTTTTACGACGCGACGACGCGCTGGGGGCCGCAACGCCGCTGTCCGCCATCGCCTCCGCGCGCCACGAAACCCAATATTCACGACTATTCCGTTCCTGA
- a CDS encoding phage late control D family protein, giving the protein MNFTSDLTNLNSKTPGFSVIIEGKDVTTVLDSRLMSLTLTDNRGFEADQLDLELDDSDGQIVLPRRGAIIQFALGWKGQPLFPKGGFTVDEIEHSGAPDRLTIRARSADFRETLNTRREKSWHQTTVGEVVKEIAARHKLKMALGQDLMDKPVDHLDQTNESDASFLMKLARQYGAIASVKDGNLLFIRQGRGRTASGKPLPVITITRQAGDGHRFTLADRDAYTGVIASWLHTREPKKKEAAKVKRRRKKTTTAKEPEAKQGDYLVGTDENVLVLNRTYANRSNAERAAKMQWERLQRGVATFSLQLAEGRADLYTEMPVKVSGFKQPIDEAEWTITMLTHSVSADSGFTTTLELEVRIDDLEME; this is encoded by the coding sequence GTGAATTTCACCTCTGATCTCACGAACCTGAACAGTAAAACGCCGGGTTTCAGCGTCATTATTGAAGGCAAGGATGTCACAACCGTACTGGATTCGCGCCTGATGAGTCTGACGCTTACGGATAACAGGGGCTTTGAAGCTGACCAGCTTGATCTGGAGCTGGACGACTCGGACGGGCAAATCGTTCTGCCGCGTCGTGGAGCCATTATTCAGTTTGCGCTGGGGTGGAAAGGCCAGCCGCTTTTTCCGAAAGGGGGATTTACTGTCGATGAGATTGAGCACAGCGGCGCGCCTGACCGTCTCACAATTCGAGCACGTAGCGCAGATTTCCGTGAAACCCTGAACACGCGGCGTGAAAAATCATGGCACCAGACGACGGTGGGTGAAGTGGTGAAGGAAATAGCTGCCAGGCATAAATTAAAGATGGCGCTGGGGCAGGACTTGATGGACAAGCCTGTGGATCATCTTGACCAGACCAACGAGAGCGATGCGAGTTTCCTGATGAAGCTGGCGCGGCAGTATGGTGCGATAGCCTCCGTTAAGGACGGCAATCTGTTGTTTATCCGTCAGGGGCGGGGCAGAACGGCAAGCGGTAAGCCGCTGCCGGTTATCACCATAACCCGCCAGGCCGGTGACGGTCATCGTTTTACCCTGGCCGATCGCGATGCCTATACGGGGGTAATTGCCAGCTGGCTTCATACCCGTGAGCCAAAGAAAAAAGAGGCAGCAAAGGTTAAGCGCCGTCGAAAGAAAACCACCACGGCAAAGGAGCCGGAAGCAAAACAGGGAGATTACCTGGTTGGGACGGATGAAAACGTGCTGGTACTCAACAGAACTTATGCAAACCGCAGCAATGCAGAGCGAGCGGCAAAGATGCAGTGGGAGCGCCTGCAGCGCGGGGTTGCAACGTTCTCCCTGCAGCTCGCAGAGGGAAGGGCTGATCTGTATACCGAAATGCCTGTGAAGGTGAGCGGCTTTAAACAGCCCATTGATGAGGCCGAATGGACCATTACCATGCTGACACACAGTGTCAGTGCAGATAGCGGTTTCACGACCACTCTAGAGCTTGAGGTGAGGATTGATGATTTAGAAATGGAATGA
- the mug gene encoding G/U mismatch-specific DNA glycosylase, with protein MINDILAPGLRVVFCGINPGKSSAHTGFHFAHPGNRFWKVIHQAGFTDRLLKPEEEQHLLDTRCGITMLVERPTVQASEVNLHELRSGGRELVKKIEDYQPAALAILGKQAYEQAFSQRGTQWGKQNIMIGVTQVWVLPNPSGLNRATLDKLVEGYRELDEALMVRGL; from the coding sequence ATGATCAACGATATTCTGGCCCCAGGCCTGCGGGTGGTGTTCTGCGGAATCAACCCGGGCAAGTCCTCGGCGCACACCGGTTTTCACTTTGCCCATCCGGGCAATCGCTTCTGGAAGGTTATCCACCAGGCCGGGTTTACCGACAGGCTACTCAAGCCTGAAGAGGAACAGCACCTTTTGGATACGCGGTGTGGGATCACCATGCTGGTCGAGCGGCCGACGGTCCAGGCAAGCGAGGTTAACCTGCATGAGCTGCGCAGCGGCGGGCGGGAGCTGGTGAAGAAGATTGAAGACTACCAGCCGGCCGCGCTGGCAATCCTCGGCAAGCAGGCCTACGAGCAGGCGTTTAGCCAGCGTGGAACGCAGTGGGGCAAGCAAAACATCATGATTGGCGTTACGCAGGTGTGGGTACTGCCGAACCCGAGCGGGCTCAACAGGGCAACCCTGGATAAGCTGGTAGAGGGGTATCGGGAGCTGGATGAAGCGCTGATGGTGCGGGGGCTTTAG
- a CDS encoding phage tail assembly protein, whose product MSEQLTEKTVQLDTPIKRGKTEITEIVLRKPQSGALRGTRLQAIMDMDVGAMMTIIPRISTPALTAQEMAELDPADLTALSVEVVTFLLKKSVLAGLPAA is encoded by the coding sequence ATGAGCGAACAACTGACTGAAAAAACCGTACAGCTGGATACCCCAATCAAGCGCGGTAAAACCGAAATTACCGAAATTGTGCTGCGCAAGCCGCAGTCCGGCGCGCTGCGTGGCACCCGTCTGCAGGCGATCATGGATATGGACGTCGGCGCGATGATGACGATTATTCCCCGCATTTCCACCCCGGCGCTGACCGCCCAGGAAATGGCAGAGCTGGACCCTGCCGATCTCACCGCGCTGTCGGTTGAGGTGGTCACTTTTTTGTTGAAGAAATCGGTGCTTGCCGGTTTGCCGGCAGCCTGA
- the tsaD gene encoding tRNA (adenosine(37)-N6)-threonylcarbamoyltransferase complex transferase subunit TsaD — MRVLGIETSCDETGIAIYDDEKGLLANQLYSQVKLHADYGGVVPELASRDHVRKTVPLIQAALKEAGLTAKEIDAVAYTAGPGLVGALLVGATVGRSLAFAWDVPAIPVHHMEGHLLAPMLEENPPEFPFVALLVSGGHTQLISVTGIGKYELLGESIDDAAGEAFDKTAKLLGLDYPGGPMLSKMASQGTEGRFVFPRPMTDRPGLDFSFSGLKTFAANTIRTNDDSEQTRADIARAFEDAVVDTLMIKCKRALDQTGFKRLVMAGGVSANRTLRAKLAEMMQKRRGEVFYARPEFCTDNGAMIAYAGMVRLNAGATSDLSVSVRPRWPLAELPEA; from the coding sequence ATGCGTGTACTGGGTATTGAAACATCCTGCGATGAAACCGGCATCGCCATTTACGACGACGAAAAAGGGCTTCTGGCCAACCAGCTGTATAGTCAGGTGAAATTGCACGCTGACTACGGCGGCGTCGTGCCGGAACTGGCCTCTCGTGACCACGTGCGTAAAACGGTTCCCCTGATCCAGGCGGCGCTGAAAGAAGCGGGATTAACGGCAAAAGAGATTGATGCAGTGGCGTATACCGCAGGCCCGGGGCTGGTCGGCGCGCTGCTGGTTGGCGCGACGGTTGGTCGTTCGCTGGCGTTTGCGTGGGATGTTCCGGCCATTCCGGTTCACCATATGGAAGGACACCTTCTGGCGCCGATGCTGGAAGAGAATCCGCCTGAATTTCCGTTTGTGGCGCTGCTGGTTTCCGGCGGTCATACGCAGCTGATTAGCGTCACGGGGATTGGCAAATACGAGCTGCTGGGCGAGTCGATCGACGACGCCGCCGGTGAAGCGTTCGATAAAACCGCCAAGCTGCTGGGTCTGGATTACCCGGGCGGCCCGATGCTGTCAAAAATGGCGTCACAGGGAACGGAAGGGCGCTTTGTCTTCCCGCGTCCGATGACCGACCGTCCGGGTCTGGATTTCAGCTTCTCCGGCCTGAAAACCTTCGCGGCGAATACGATCCGTACTAACGATGACAGCGAGCAGACCCGGGCCGATATCGCCCGTGCGTTCGAAGATGCGGTGGTTGATACGCTGATGATCAAGTGCAAGCGCGCGCTGGATCAGACCGGCTTCAAGCGTCTGGTGATGGCTGGCGGCGTGAGCGCTAACCGCACGCTGCGCGCGAAGCTCGCCGAAATGATGCAAAAGCGCCGCGGGGAAGTGTTCTATGCCCGTCCGGAATTCTGTACCGATAACGGCGCGATGATCGCCTACGCCGGAATGGTGCGCCTGAATGCCGGGGCAACGTCTGACCTGAGCGTGTCCGTGCGTCCGCGCTGGCCGCTGGCGGAACTGCCGGAGGCGTAA
- a CDS encoding phage tail tape measure protein — MSDTNLRLQVILNAVDKLTRPFRSAQASSKELATAIQQSRARLKELDAQAGRIDGFRKASAQLAVTGNSLKAAREEAAKLATQFSATNRPTAAQARLLEQAKNRVNELQSKYNGLRQSVQRQRLALNEAGLDTKKLSSAQRELRQNADETRQALDRQQKSLKRLGAQQARMHAVREQYSRRLEMRDRIAGAGATTSAAGLAMGAPVMAAVKSYASMEDAMKGVAKQVNGLRDDNGNRTKQYYDMQDAIKAASEQLPMENGAIDYAALVEGGARMGVTNQNDPYEDQKRDLLAFASTAAKAATAFELPADELAEGLGKIAQLYKVPTRNIEQLGDALNYLDDNAMSKGGDIINVLQRMGGVADRLDFRKAAALGSTFLSLGAAPEIAASASNAMVRELSIATMQSKRFMEGMDLLKLNPEEIEKQMTKDAMGTIQRVLEKVNKLPQDKRLSAMTMIFGKEFGDDAAKLANNLPELQRQLKLTSGSEANGSMQKESDINKDSLSAQWLLVKTGAQNAFSSLGETLRQPLMDIMNYVKKVTGTLRRWVEENPKLAGSLLKVMAALAAITAVLGTVMLAVSVVLGPLALMRLQFSILGIKGGGAFGLITKALKGVGSGILWLGRLMFANPILAVIALIAAGAIYIWQNWDTLGPKFKAIWDEVCAATTAAWEWIKQAVSYAWESIKYLFFNYTLPGLIAKNWETIKAGVSEAWASVRKTISDKWNAIISDVSALPAKFKDMGSAIIDNILNGIDAKWEALKSKLASVTDYLPDWMTGKNKAPGNSQVQIVGGAAASSVPFAGLYDRGGVIPRGQFGIVGENGPEIVNGPANVTSRRRTAALASVVAGVMGVAAAPAEASPMHPYSLPAKEYKQSQSAKSASAPQAIRYEINAPIHITAQPGQSAKDIAREVARQLDERERRARAKARSNFSDRGGYES; from the coding sequence ATGAGTGACACTAACCTGCGTTTGCAGGTAATTCTAAATGCGGTTGATAAGCTCACCCGCCCATTCCGATCCGCGCAGGCCAGTTCTAAAGAGCTGGCTACCGCCATTCAGCAAAGCCGCGCAAGATTAAAAGAACTGGACGCCCAGGCGGGCCGCATTGACGGTTTCCGCAAGGCAAGCGCGCAGCTGGCCGTCACCGGCAACAGTCTTAAAGCCGCACGCGAAGAAGCGGCGAAGCTTGCCACGCAGTTCTCGGCCACTAACCGCCCGACGGCGGCGCAGGCACGTCTGCTTGAGCAGGCAAAAAACCGCGTTAACGAGCTGCAGAGCAAATACAACGGTCTGCGTCAGTCTGTGCAGCGTCAGCGTCTTGCGCTCAATGAGGCCGGGCTGGACACCAAAAAGCTGAGTAGTGCGCAGCGGGAGCTGCGGCAGAACGCCGACGAAACCCGGCAGGCTCTGGACCGTCAGCAAAAATCTCTTAAACGTCTGGGCGCGCAACAGGCGCGAATGCATGCTGTCCGCGAACAGTATTCACGGCGACTTGAGATGAGAGATCGTATTGCGGGCGCCGGAGCAACTACCTCTGCAGCCGGGCTGGCTATGGGGGCGCCGGTCATGGCCGCCGTGAAAAGCTATGCCAGCATGGAAGATGCCATGAAAGGGGTGGCAAAGCAGGTGAACGGTCTGCGGGACGACAACGGCAACCGGACAAAACAGTATTACGACATGCAGGATGCCATCAAGGCCGCCAGTGAGCAGCTGCCGATGGAGAATGGCGCTATTGACTATGCCGCACTGGTTGAAGGTGGCGCGCGTATGGGGGTGACAAATCAGAATGATCCTTACGAAGACCAGAAGCGTGACCTGCTGGCCTTTGCATCCACGGCAGCAAAAGCCGCAACCGCCTTTGAGCTGCCCGCTGATGAGCTGGCGGAAGGTCTGGGTAAAATCGCACAGCTGTATAAAGTGCCCACCCGAAATATTGAACAGCTTGGCGATGCCCTGAACTACCTGGACGATAACGCCATGTCAAAGGGTGGCGATATTATCAACGTGCTGCAGCGTATGGGGGGCGTGGCTGACAGGCTTGATTTCCGCAAGGCGGCCGCGCTGGGTTCAACGTTCCTGTCTCTTGGCGCTGCGCCAGAAATTGCTGCCAGTGCATCGAATGCCATGGTGCGCGAACTGTCGATTGCGACCATGCAGAGCAAGCGGTTTATGGAAGGAATGGATCTGCTGAAACTCAATCCAGAAGAGATTGAAAAGCAGATGACAAAGGACGCAATGGGGACCATTCAGCGCGTGCTGGAGAAGGTCAACAAGCTGCCGCAGGATAAACGCCTGTCCGCCATGACGATGATATTCGGCAAGGAGTTTGGCGATGATGCTGCGAAGCTTGCAAACAACCTGCCGGAGCTGCAGCGACAGCTGAAACTCACCTCAGGATCTGAGGCTAACGGCTCCATGCAGAAAGAATCCGATATCAATAAGGATTCACTTTCCGCGCAGTGGTTGCTTGTGAAAACTGGCGCGCAGAACGCGTTCAGTAGCCTGGGTGAAACCCTTCGCCAGCCGCTGATGGATATCATGAATTACGTGAAAAAGGTCACGGGGACGCTGCGCCGCTGGGTGGAGGAAAACCCGAAGCTGGCTGGCTCATTGCTGAAAGTTATGGCGGCACTTGCGGCAATTACAGCGGTTCTGGGTACGGTCATGCTGGCAGTGTCGGTTGTGCTTGGCCCGCTGGCGCTGATGCGCCTGCAGTTTTCTATTCTGGGTATCAAAGGCGGTGGTGCCTTTGGGCTTATCACCAAAGCCCTAAAGGGGGTAGGTAGCGGGATATTGTGGCTGGGTCGCCTGATGTTTGCCAATCCCATACTGGCCGTTATTGCTCTGATAGCCGCAGGAGCGATTTACATCTGGCAAAACTGGGACACGCTTGGGCCGAAGTTTAAAGCCATTTGGGATGAGGTTTGCGCTGCCACCACGGCGGCGTGGGAATGGATTAAACAGGCTGTAAGCTATGCCTGGGAAAGTATTAAATACCTGTTTTTCAATTACACACTTCCGGGCCTTATAGCAAAAAACTGGGAAACTATTAAAGCCGGTGTGTCTGAGGCGTGGGCCAGCGTCCGGAAGACGATCAGTGACAAGTGGAATGCCATTATTTCAGATGTCAGTGCGCTACCGGCTAAATTCAAGGATATGGGCAGCGCCATTATTGACAACATCCTGAATGGTATAGATGCGAAGTGGGAAGCGCTCAAGAGCAAACTGGCTTCCGTTACCGATTATCTGCCTGACTGGATGACAGGGAAAAATAAAGCGCCGGGTAATTCTCAGGTTCAGATTGTTGGTGGTGCCGCAGCTTCTTCTGTTCCGTTTGCAGGGCTGTATGACAGAGGTGGTGTTATTCCGCGCGGTCAGTTTGGCATAGTCGGGGAGAATGGCCCGGAGATTGTGAACGGTCCGGCTAATGTGACCAGCAGGCGCCGGACTGCTGCGCTGGCTTCCGTTGTTGCGGGCGTCATGGGTGTGGCAGCGGCTCCTGCTGAAGCCTCGCCGATGCATCCATATAGCCTGCCAGCTAAAGAGTACAAACAAAGCCAGTCAGCAAAATCCGCCAGTGCGCCGCAGGCAATTCGTTATGAAATTAACGCGCCTATTCATATCACCGCTCAGCCGGGGCAGAGCGCAAAGGATATTGCCCGCGAAGTGGCGAGGCAGCTTGATGAGCGTGAGCGCAGGGCCAGGGCAAAAGCGCGAAGTAATTTCAGTGATCGAGGGGGGTATGAATCATGA
- a CDS encoding GpE family phage tail protein — MADIATIFHWPPSVTDVMPLTEVLEWRHKAIQRSGASDE, encoded by the coding sequence GTGGCTGATATCGCCACCATTTTTCACTGGCCGCCGTCCGTCACTGACGTTATGCCGCTGACCGAAGTGCTGGAGTGGCGGCATAAAGCGATTCAGAGAAGCGGGGCCAGCGATGAGTGA
- the ureG gene encoding urease accessory protein UreG: MADYKHPLRVGVGGPVGSGKTALLEALCKAMRDTYHLAVVTNDIYTKEDQRILTEAGALEPERIVGVETGGCPHTAIREDASMNLAAVEALSEKFGNLDLIFVESGGDNLSATFSPELADLTIYVIDVAEGEKIPRKGGPGITKSDFLVINKTDLAPYVGASLEVMERDTNRMRGERPWTFTNLKAGDGLATIIAFLEEKGMLRV, translated from the coding sequence ATGGCTGATTACAAACATCCCCTGCGCGTGGGCGTGGGCGGCCCGGTAGGGTCGGGCAAAACCGCGCTGCTGGAAGCGCTCTGCAAGGCAATGCGCGATACGTACCATCTTGCGGTGGTGACCAACGATATCTACACCAAAGAGGATCAGCGCATCCTGACCGAGGCGGGCGCGCTGGAGCCGGAGCGCATCGTGGGCGTGGAGACGGGCGGCTGCCCGCATACCGCCATCCGCGAAGATGCCTCGATGAACCTGGCGGCGGTGGAAGCGTTAAGCGAGAAGTTCGGCAATCTGGATCTGATCTTCGTGGAAAGCGGCGGGGACAACCTGAGCGCGACGTTCAGCCCGGAGCTGGCGGATCTGACCATCTACGTCATCGACGTGGCCGAAGGGGAAAAAATCCCCCGCAAGGGCGGACCGGGGATCACCAAATCCGATTTTCTGGTGATCAACAAAACCGATCTCGCGCCGTACGTGGGTGCCTCGCTGGAGGTAATGGAGCGCGATACCAACCGCATGCGCGGCGAGCGTCCGTGGACATTTACCAACCTGAAGGCGGGTGACGGTTTAGCGACGATTATTGCGTTTCTGGAAGAGAAAGGGATGTTGCGGGTGTAG
- a CDS encoding phage tail protein: protein MMMVLGLYVFMLRTVPYQELQYQRSWRHATNSRVNRRPSTQFLGPDNDSLTLSGVLLPEITGGRLSLLALEQMAELGKSWPLIEGSGTIYGMFVIESLSQTKTEFFESGMPRRIEFTLTLKRVDESLSDMFGSLSDQLSNLQDTATSAIGNIKNTVGGLLQ from the coding sequence ATGATGATGGTGCTGGGGTTGTACGTATTCATGCTGCGCACCGTGCCGTATCAGGAGCTGCAGTATCAGCGCAGCTGGCGGCATGCCACTAACAGCCGGGTAAACCGGCGTCCGTCTACACAGTTTCTTGGGCCGGATAACGATTCGTTGACGCTGTCCGGCGTCCTGCTACCGGAAATCACAGGCGGCAGGCTGTCATTGCTGGCCCTTGAGCAGATGGCGGAGCTGGGTAAATCGTGGCCCTTGATTGAGGGGAGCGGGACGATTTACGGCATGTTTGTGATCGAGAGCCTGAGTCAGACCAAAACTGAATTTTTTGAAAGCGGGATGCCGCGGCGTATTGAATTCACGCTGACGCTGAAAAGGGTGGATGAGTCGCTGTCTGATATGTTCGGCAGCCTCAGCGATCAGCTCAGCAATTTGCAGGACACCGCCACCTCAGCGATAGGGAATATTAAAAATACGGTGGGAGGGTTACTGCAGTGA
- a CDS encoding phage major tail tube protein — MALPRKLKHLNLFNDGNNYQGIVESLTLPKFGRKFEKYRGGGMPGSADVDLGLDDGALDTEFSIGGTELLLFKQMGKATVDGIQLRFTGSIQRDDTGEVQAVELVVRGRHKEVDSGEWKTGESNTTKVSSTNSYAKLTINGEVLYEVDVINMIEIVDGVDLMEEHRNALGL, encoded by the coding sequence ATGGCTTTACCACGCAAGTTAAAACACCTGAACCTGTTTAACGACGGGAACAACTATCAGGGGATCGTTGAATCTCTGACCCTGCCTAAATTCGGCCGCAAGTTTGAAAAGTATCGCGGCGGCGGAATGCCGGGTTCGGCGGATGTTGATCTGGGGCTGGATGATGGCGCGCTGGACACTGAGTTTTCAATCGGTGGCACCGAGCTGCTGTTATTCAAGCAGATGGGTAAAGCCACGGTTGACGGCATCCAGCTGCGTTTCACCGGCTCCATTCAGCGTGACGATACCGGCGAAGTGCAGGCCGTTGAGCTGGTTGTGCGCGGGCGACATAAAGAAGTCGATTCCGGCGAATGGAAAACCGGCGAGAGCAACACCACAAAAGTGAGCAGCACCAACAGTTACGCGAAGCTGACCATCAACGGCGAGGTGCTCTATGAGGTTGATGTGATCAACATGATTGAAATCGTTGATGGCGTCGACCTGATGGAAGAGCACCGCAACGCCCTGGGCCTCTGA
- a CDS encoding ogr/Delta-like zinc finger family protein, whose translation MMNCPLCGQAAHTRSSFEVSRQTKERYNQCTNIECGHTFVTHETFVRSVCRPQKISSAPPHPKGLQQQLSY comes from the coding sequence ATGATGAATTGTCCGTTGTGTGGTCAGGCCGCACATACACGCAGCAGCTTTGAAGTTTCCCGCCAAACCAAAGAGCGTTATAACCAATGCACAAATATTGAATGCGGGCACACTTTTGTTACTCATGAAACGTTCGTGAGGTCTGTTTGTCGCCCTCAAAAAATCAGTTCTGCACCTCCGCATCCGAAGGGTTTGCAGCAACAACTTTCCTACTAA
- the rpsU gene encoding 30S ribosomal protein S21, translating to MPVIKVRENEPFDVALRRFKRSCEKAGVLAEVRRREFYEKPTTERKRAKASAVKRHAKKLARENARRTRLY from the coding sequence ATGCCGGTAATTAAAGTACGTGAAAACGAGCCGTTCGACGTAGCACTGCGTCGCTTCAAACGTTCATGCGAGAAAGCAGGTGTTCTGGCTGAAGTTCGTCGTCGTGAGTTTTATGAAAAACCAACGACCGAACGTAAGCGCGCTAAAGCTTCCGCTGTGAAACGTCACGCGAAGAAACTGGCTCGCGAAAACGCACGCCGTACTCGTCTGTACTAA
- the rpoD gene encoding RNA polymerase sigma factor RpoD gives MEQNPQSQLKLLVQRGKEQGYLTYAEVNDHLPEDIVDSDQIEDIIQMINDMGIQVMEEAPDADDLLLAETSNNTDEDAEEAAAQVLSSVESEIGRTTDPVRMYMREMGTVELLTREGEIDIAKRIEDGINQVQCSVAEYPEAITYLLEQYDRVEAEEARLSDLITGFVDPNAEEDMAPTATHVGSELSQEEMDDDEDEDEEESDDDTADDDNSIDPELAREKFAELRTQYEVTRDTIKAKGRSHAAAQEEILKLSEVFKQFRLVPKQFDYLVNSMRVMMDRVRTQERIIMKLCVEQCKMPKKNFITLFTGNETSETWFNAAIAMNKPWSEKLHDVKDDVYRGLQKLQQIEEETGLTIEQVKDINRRMSIGEAKARRAKKEMVEANLRLVISIAKKYTNRGLQFLDLIQEGNIGLMKAVDKFEYRRGYKFSTYATWWIRQAITRSIADQARTIRIPVHMIETINKLNRISRQMLQEMGREPTPEELAERMLMPEDKIRKVLKIAKEPISMETPIGDDEDSHLGDFIEDTTLELPLDSATTESLRAATHDVLAGLTAREAKVLRMRFGIDMNTDHTLEEVGKQFDVTRERIRQIEAKALRKLRHPSRSEVLRSFLDD, from the coding sequence ATGGAGCAAAACCCGCAGTCACAGCTGAAACTTCTTGTCCAACGTGGTAAGGAGCAAGGCTATCTGACCTATGCCGAGGTCAATGACCATCTGCCGGAAGATATCGTCGATTCAGATCAAATCGAAGACATCATCCAAATGATCAATGACATGGGCATTCAGGTGATGGAAGAAGCACCGGATGCCGATGATCTGTTGCTGGCTGAAACCTCCAACAACACTGACGAAGATGCGGAAGAAGCTGCTGCACAGGTACTGTCCAGCGTGGAATCTGAAATCGGGCGTACCACTGACCCGGTCCGCATGTACATGCGCGAAATGGGTACCGTTGAACTGTTGACCCGCGAAGGCGAAATTGACATCGCAAAACGCATCGAAGACGGGATCAACCAGGTTCAGTGCTCCGTTGCCGAGTACCCGGAAGCGATCACCTATCTGCTGGAGCAGTACGATCGCGTTGAAGCGGAAGAAGCGCGCCTGTCTGACCTGATCACCGGTTTTGTCGACCCGAACGCTGAAGAAGATATGGCACCTACCGCCACTCACGTCGGTTCTGAACTGTCTCAGGAAGAGATGGATGATGACGAAGACGAAGATGAGGAAGAGAGCGACGACGACACTGCGGACGATGACAACAGCATCGATCCGGAGCTGGCGCGTGAGAAGTTTGCCGAGCTGCGTACCCAGTACGAAGTGACGCGTGACACCATCAAAGCGAAAGGCCGCAGTCATGCCGCCGCACAGGAAGAGATCCTGAAACTGTCTGAAGTCTTCAAACAGTTCCGCCTGGTGCCAAAACAGTTCGACTACCTGGTAAACAGCATGCGCGTGATGATGGATCGCGTACGCACCCAGGAACGCATCATCATGAAGCTGTGCGTTGAGCAGTGCAAAATGCCGAAGAAGAACTTCATCACCCTCTTCACCGGCAACGAAACCAGCGAAACCTGGTTCAACGCGGCTATCGCGATGAACAAGCCGTGGTCTGAAAAACTGCACGACGTAAAGGACGATGTCTATCGCGGTCTGCAGAAGCTGCAGCAGATTGAAGAAGAGACCGGCCTGACCATCGAGCAGGTTAAAGACATCAACCGTCGTATGTCCATCGGTGAAGCGAAAGCCCGCCGTGCGAAGAAAGAGATGGTTGAAGCGAACTTGCGTCTGGTTATCTCTATCGCCAAGAAATACACCAACCGTGGTCTGCAGTTCCTGGATCTGATTCAGGAAGGCAACATCGGTCTGATGAAAGCGGTAGATAAGTTTGAATACCGTCGTGGTTACAAGTTCTCCACCTACGCAACCTGGTGGATCCGTCAGGCTATCACCCGCTCTATCGCGGATCAGGCGCGCACCATCCGTATTCCGGTGCATATGATTGAGACCATCAACAAGCTCAACCGTATCTCCCGCCAGATGCTGCAGGAGATGGGCCGCGAGCCGACGCCGGAAGAGCTGGCCGAGCGCATGCTGATGCCGGAAGACAAGATCCGTAAAGTGCTGAAGATCGCCAAAGAGCCAATCTCCATGGAAACACCAATCGGTGATGATGAAGATTCGCATCTGGGTGATTTCATCGAGGATACCACCCTCGAGCTGCCGCTGGACTCTGCGACCACCGAGAGCCTGCGTGCTGCAACGCACGACGTTCTGGCCGGCCTGACCGCCCGTGAAGCGAAAGTCCTGCGTATGCGTTTCGGTATCGACATGAACACCGACCACACGCTGGAAGAAGTGGGTAAACAGTTCGACGTTACCCGCGAACGTATCCGTCAGATCGAAGCGAAGGCGCTGCGTAAGCTGCGTCATCCAAGCCGCTCTGAAGTGCTGCGTAGCTTCCTGGACGACTAA